The genomic DNA AGACTGAGAGCCTTAAGTGGTGTTTAAATTTGACTTGTGCCTCATTTTAACAGGTGAGTGAGTCTAGGGACAGTGCACCCAAAGATTTATTTCAGAACCTAAAAATAAGAGATTATTTTGAATTGTGCAATTAACTTTTTTCTTACTAATTCATGTAAAGGTACTTACCATTGCTGTGACCTTCTGTGGTTACCTTGGGAAGAAGCATGTGTTTCCCATTTTCCAGGTGTCCATCATGGACTTCAGGCTTTATTCCCAGAAGGTGGCACATCAGCGGGTACAAATCCACAAGATCAAAAGCATCAACTATTACATTTTTCTGGAAATCTGGTCCTACTGCCCTGAAGATGGACTTCATATCCATGACTTCATTATCAAAGCCATGATCTCCTTTATTATTGTTCAATGGAAGAAACTGTAtggacaaaacaaatcaaatgtttgatttaaaacatgacGATGAAATAACTTGTCTACCAAAAATCAAGATTTAAACTAAATATAAAGCATGTATTTTAGACACGAACATGGTTTGTTTGGATTACAAATTTAATCTACTTTTGAGAGCCCTAACATGGTTTAGGGTTAGGCGTTAAGAATATGAACATTTACTCAAaagataatgtttttaaatatgttatcTGAACACTGATCAAAGACAAGGAACTGGAAAAATTTCAAGCTGAGGTCTGGTGCTCACTTCTGGACCGCTCTGAAGCAGTCGGTAGTGGATTCAATAATTTTCCTCCACAACATGTAGCCTAATCTAGATGTGTATAGTTTTCCAAAATTAACCCCAAAATTTAGTGTTGAATTTATGAAAAACTTTAGGGCAGCTAAAAAAACAATAGCGCGCTATGgtaaaaacttaaaattttCTTACCCCATTGACAATGTATCCGGGATCTGCTATGAGGATTAGGGGTAGGAGACGTGGGTGGTTACTGTAATACAGGCGAGCTGGTATATCCTcttttttaaacacatggagGTGAGGGTGAGCTCCCTTTAGAGCCTTGTAGACTTTGTCAAGCTTTCCTTCTTTTGGAAGCAGCATTCCAACAGGCCCATAATCCAGCAGTTGAAATTGAATGTCTCTAAAGCTAAAGTTAGGAATCTTTGAAAGTACAATCTTCTCAACAAGTTCTCCATGGAAGATCGTAGCCATTCCATGGTCAGCAGTGATAATAATATTCAGCCGATCAGTAAGACCTTTGTCTTGGATCTTTTCTCGAATGTAGCCAACAGTACGATCTACTTGCTGAACCATTTTCTTCAATTCTGGTGAATCAGGCCCTTGTTTATGACCAATTAAATCAGGTTCTCCAAAGTACAAAGAAACAAAGTCCAAGTCCTGTTGGTGGAACCATTCTCCAATCACTTTGTCAATGTTACACCTCCAGTCAGTCTCATTGGAATGATTGTAAAAACGAGGCTCTACTTTCCTTATTTTGACAGTTTCCCCTCTGTATGTGGCAGCTGTCCCAGGGAAATGGAGAGAACCAGCTTTGAGACCCTGAGGGAGGACAACATATAACAAAACATACCATACTGATCACATTATGATGAacatacataatatatatatatagaaataatTTTAAGAACCTGTCTCTGTGCTGTTATCCAGATGGGCAAGCTCCCGTTGTCCCAGTAGAAATCTACAAACTGAGTCTCATAATATTGCTTCTTTTCCTGCGTGGTTGTGTTGAACCATATGTTGTGAATGACTCCATGATTCTCAATGTAACGTCCTAGTGAGTTGAGAGCAAACAAAGGTAAGAAATTGGCAAATATTCATCAAGTACTTCACGAAGAACTTCATAATTTTGTTCTAGATGCACACAGAAAAAAAGTTGCTGACATGGACAAGCCTCATGGAAGCCACAGAGTTTGAGTCTCAAGTTTTTTCtgtttataaaaaagtttattcagtaaGAACCAGAGAGGCTGAAGCAAACTGGGAGGAGCTAGTTTGGTGCTACAAACCAACCTGATTCTCTCCTGGAAGTGAGAACTCTTCCCTAAACTATCTGGTACCAAGGGCGTAAATCTCACCCGTGGTTGTCCTATCGGGGCTGCTGTTCCCAGCACTAGGGAACtacttctgattttttttgcGTGAGTTCCCTCTTcctcttctgtgtttttggaggtggTTTGGTTGGGAAACAACGTGTCttataaacatgttttgttAATAAGTTATATAACATATGTGATTTATACAgttacaaaaatattgatagAAAAAAGTGTATTATGTCACTTGGTACCAGCAACAACTGCTGGTTTCTAGCGATACTACAGGAGAttcagtgtgtttgtttgtgtttcattaacagcaAACAATGACCGACATGATGTAGAGGCTGGGGGTGGAGCGCAGACATAAAGTTATGTTTAAAGTCTACAGCTCAATAAAGCTCAAGTTTTGAAATAGTACATATATGGTTAAGTAGGTAAATAATAATTCagaaataaattgcattttaagatgcttaaaaaaatatgaaacattgtttactgtgaccggaagataaacaagagctttttaatgtttctttGAAACCACATCCCCAAGCGGCATGGCGGGCAATTGCATAGCGATACATTCTCTCAACAAAGAAGTGCTTTTGTTTAACCTCTGCGTCACATCGACGCCGTACCTAGGCGTAGGTCCAGACGCAGTAGTATATATCAGGCTTTAGGGTTAAGAGACTTGCTCAAGGTTTCTCAGAGATGGCCCACAATAGAGTTGAACCGGTGACCAATAAATTACATTTGGCAAAATGGACCACGATAAAATGGATAAGGTGGTCACAAAGTGCTCTACACTGATGGTTGAAGGGGCTTTGTTAGTACCTCTGTTATTATCTTAGCTTTGGCCAAAAGTAAACAACAAATATTTGTATTGACATTCTATGCAAATGTTGGTAAAGTGAACTCAGGAGTTTTggaatatcaaaaataaaactggtGAGAGATGAAACATGAGTCTTGTAAACATGAGTGCCTATTATGCATTCAACACAAATAGCATGCCTGAGCATTAGCCAAATAATTTTGAAACTAGCCACAAGTAGACTTCATATgcatgtaataataatgtaacaatGTGTCATGGAAAGTGCCATGCTTACCTGTCAGCATTGTGAAGTGGGAAGGGCTGGTAATAGTGATGTAGGGTGGTGTAGCATAGAGGGCTCTTACTCCATCCTGGGCCATCTTGTCCAGATGTGGTGTGTCGGTGTTCCGGTCATAGTCCCAGCGGAATCCATCAAATGAGATTAGCAGCAGCTTGTTTCTTTGGGGCTCCGTAAGGAATGGTAGCTCCAACAGTGGAGCAGCATCACAGAGAGAGTTAGCAAAGACGCAAAGAACAGCTAAGAATGGGaacaacattttcaaaagtAAAGGATTGCTTTACAAGTTTAAGATTTTCACTGTTTCCTCCAACATTCTCCGTCTCCAAATAGAAGTGTACAGGACGAAGTGAAAACAATACCCACTAACTCTTGTTAGCATACGCCCACATGTTAGTGAGTCTAATAAGAGTTATCAGTCTGCTCTTATCTACCCACAGCATAGATAAAGGTAGTGAAGGCATATCTACCTTGTCTGAAATTGTTGTCAGCAAATACAaatggtgttttacaaaatATGCAGTGTGTGTGAATGTCTATACAGGGTATGTTGTTTAGGGCGGCCATATGTCTGACTTTTTCTCACACAGTCCAGTTTTATGAAGGCCTGTTTACAGACGCAGCCATTTGTCCTCCTTCTGAGTTAATCCCCTATTATTGATTTCCTCCAAAACTAAACTTATGGGTAATCAATATCGATACAGTTTTTGAGGTTTGTAAATACTGGCACTAGAGCTGTAATCGGGCATCAAAAATGTCCAGTGTGTGTCAGGAGAGTAATAAACAGAGATTGTTCTGCAACTAACTGCAAACACGAGCCACGACTGAGACCCAGTAATAAACAGACTTATCACATGACAGAAGGTAACAACACAGACATATGCCTAAAGCAGTCACAGAAGGAGGGGGCATGATAACAAATGAGGCTGACTAGTTTTGGGATTGTTTGTACACAAGTCTCACCATTGGTCTCAGTCATTAACAGAATTGGAGGTGAGCTTTTTAGTCACGGATTGAAACTTAAAATATAGGTTaacagttttatacataaaggctgatatTACACTGCGATTATTATGacgtgacacctgtcattagcatgaatacggTGTCATGATTTGAAGGCTATCATTAaatgttgttcgttaccctaaccccaacccttaccgtaaccttaaccataaccctacctaaccccacgagATCCCTCTACTCAGGAGCATAGCACCACACTGGTTACAAACCGTCTTGTTGGacccctactgtaagttatgtacacaCATAGGGCCCTTTTCATTTCAACACTTCgttacaccttattcatgctaatgacatatAATGACAGAGTAATGTCTGCGTTATATCTATTTATAAAAGCAAAGAagttctgtgtgcgtgtgtgcatgcgtgtgtgtgtgtggagcaaatatcttcCTGACGCGGTatgagttcaacctgaaacttagtcaacggcttccaaataccccaagtatgtgtatctgttattcgttattttggagtaatttggtcatttccaaatgtttattttaattttatttaacttctggacagcccagaagtgaaacctattcagcttttgacctcagcgTGTGAGGTGGCGCtcgcgcaccatctatatctatttcactgcacagctcttcacccaagcaagagtcacgtgtgcagccagagccaatcgctgcacacacagccaagcagacacggactgcaaAGACTGGCCGTTTCTCAGTCTGTGTACTTCTGCGGACTTGTGTGCTCGTAGACTCGTGAAACTTCATCACGCGCAGCCCAAGTTCTGTTCCAATTCAAAGTCCGCTTCTCAGCAAGTACGCTGTAAATCCCCGGATGAGAACTTGCTTTGCCCATTTTACCAAGCATGCATCAGAGGAGACTTGTGCGTACTCCGTCAGCCATATTTTCCAGCATGCAATTCATAAAGGCGCATGATTTCAAAGATGACAACGGAGGAGGATAAGCCGCACATGTGtaagttacaaaaaatacattgaccAGCATattgaatataataataataataataataataataataataataataataatgcattcgATTAGGAGTTTAATTACATACCTGAAGTGGTGCAGATTTTGTTTTGtcctaaagaaaatattttgattacagaattatgttttattaaaaaacctTATTCAAAACGGAAAATTACttttacataatttttattatcattattatcaatattattaataatattatttcttatgttCTTATGTTCTTTGTGGGCCTAAATTATTTCTACAATCTAtcctgaattatttatttattagtttctagcttattattattattattattattattattattattattatttaacaatgATTATGAATTAAATAcctaaaaaatctaattattaaGTAAGAATTAAAATAccttattttgatataaaatattttattattgttgttatacataaaatgttcataaaatctgttcagaattttttttaatttatcaccaaatgttttattggtttacaaaatatttattatttacaacaATGACAACTACTTTTTTGATGTCTACAGTGGAGCgcatatatagatagatagatagatagatagatagatagatagatagatagatagatagatagatagatagaaatggaaaaaaaggaacccagaaaactttcagatgtgctcaggtgtttattgacaacattgtttaaggctatacattgcatttgacaattattattattgttattgtataattgtactactactgttcAATTATTGCTGTTCTTATAATTATCGttatattctcatattattatattttttattattattaatactttaGATTATAGTTAGTGGTATTctcattatattattattattattattattattaatgttgttattattattgttattattgttataaccattactatcactattactattaaaatcaacatcattcatttttgtagccaaagaactgaaatattcaaggaTGTGGGTGTGGAGATTAAGTGTTGAGTGGTATAACCACCATTTTGAATATCTCCAAGCACCTTGTATCATAGCTACATCTGaaacgttttttaaaaaattaaacaatttagAAATCGGTTCAAAATTCAATGAATAATTCTACTTAGAGATTGAGAAATACCTCTTTCTGTCCTAATGTCCATGCATCGCTGCCTCCACCACCACCGGTCCAAGATGGTGGCGCTGTTGACGTGTCCCTCCGCAGTCGGTGCGGCATCTACGTATATGATGTCTGTGGTCCCAATAAcccggaaataaagaagaatgagaagatgATTGCTTGGAGACTGATAGAAggcaagcacagtggactaaactacggTTTGGTTCCATAAATGTActcagaggcatgtgcacaggccttgcagtaaacagtcacatgaacggcgagtaaataaataaccttgtCATAGTTAGAGTGCTGATCTGGCCGCATTTTCTTGTCCAAGTCCGACCCgacagtgaaaacctcatttttttctcaaagaaattaCATGTACGTACgtgtgttttagtggtaagcacccattttattaacaaacaactgttaatgtcaacatcagatcagcgcacgggtaacaagcaaatgtgaaacacaaacaagaggcacgcaagagacccatcggatctatttacataatccatgtatcaaagataaagataatcaatgttattgtgcagtaaaaggtatgtttcaatggtgtattcctttataattgtcctctgctccattctcctttccccgcggatagggttagggttagctccgatgataaacaaacatttgatgCGTGTTCCGGCGGTGGCTTGGTTGAtagctgcagttacactaaccaccatggtgtcactatggagtctgatttatacatcctgccctatgctcctttaactcAGAAAAATCATGAATAATCACAACTGAAATTTATAATTATTCAACAGCACTAATCGAAACGCTTCACCTGAGACCGCTTATTTACCGCACagctgtaaatattgtaaaatggtaaaaaattaaGACTGGCCCATACATGTtgggctcaaacatactcgggtggACTCCGTGCACAACAGACACCGCACGGACTGTCCACACTCCTCAGACCTTACATACTGATCTTATATGGGCGCATTATCGCATTTAACACAATTCTTagtgcttctctgtagtccttgtacttctgggatgtgttttaaaggtgtctgtatttttgtagcttGCTGCCAATCTCTCTTCTAATctcgtgttcatctctcctgttTTACCAGGCAGGTGAAATGCAGGtcagtgttacatttaatgtatACGATCCCGAGCAGTGTTTTTGTGACACCAACTAAGCGGACACTCCGCGTTAGTGAAATCTGGGCTTTTCAGTAAATTggcgcccgagtatgtttgagccttcaaTGTTTTACTTCTGCCGCTGCGAACAGACCTTGAAATAGCATTTGTCTGACAAACAATCACAAAAGTttcttaaatagccatgtgtttcaCTGCTATGTGCAGTTTTTTGCCCGAAAATAATTAACAGGAGTGAGTGGATAGCCAAAGACAGTTATTATGGTACTAAGCAGTTGGAATTCCAAACACAGATGCTGCTATGCTTCGACATGGCTTATCACACATTTTAATTCTGAACTCACCTTAGCATTCACCAACACTCTATTCTTTACTCGAAGAGACTTTACATGCTTTACCTATCCACACACAAACTGGTTGTAAGCTTTCTAGGGATTTAAACTTCTTTTAAATCATTCAGCACGTTGTTTGTTTACTAAGTAGTTCACAATGTCTGGATAACAAATAGCTAGTAAATCACCAGGTTCTGTCAGTCTGACAGATGGGCCTCATATGGTAAAAAATCCCTGCTGATTAGCTGTAGTTTCTGATATCTTTGCCTGTGTTAAACATCAGTTCATCACCAAAATCGGCAAGAGTTGGCCTGACATCACTCCAACTGGACTTAAAAGGCCCATGTTAAGTtgaattaacttttctgtgttttaaacatcataaaagtgctatttgggcttcatactgttgggaaccaaaccacatcaagcctaaagaccctcttTCTAACAGGAactaaccaaggagcctgtttctttatcacgaGCTGTTTACAACATAACTGCCCCCGGCAACTCtgaggtgcatagctaaccccactatgcggCCTTTTGAACCCAATAACGCAGCCGACAAGACTGGACCAACACTTTGAAATGTTCAGTACGaactctttttacgactccacacGGGGGAAGAACATCCGTTTTCTCCCccctttacaaacagatacttttgggatgctgtaagatcacagaactgtcccactgacccctgaccccctgtggtgagctgACACACAAGGACACTACCCAGGCCTTTTCTGAGATGTGTCCCCAGTgaagaagggagaacaaagaaattgcattatgtttgaaaagtcacaaatgaaaacattattggaacgGTTTCTGCAGAATCTgtcctattccactcttttcagatgattttatacccacagaatgctattttaaatgtttcatcatttaaaaagtgcttaaaaataccagaaaacatcacaaaagttagtttaaggtATCTATTGCAACCATATGgtaaagaagaggcataacatgatttttgacatttatgtttatgagtaattacaagtaaatttcattaaccggttcctaaagtgatcctaggctattttccagtcgtgtttggtatcaaacactttcgtaatacatgatatttcaagatatgatgttgaaaagattattggaatatgctgaactcattattatggtttatgtgtaaatctaggaatcatccctcctgtttgtctttgtctcacataaacacacaccccagacacacccaaaggcagccagctgagatACTGGCAACTTTAAACTAATCAACGAAGCCTCCCTCTTGGGAGGCGAGTCTCAAAGATTAccatttaaaagaaagaaaactgtccaaaatttcagttttgggatgctggcgtttcatgctcaacgcgtttcccttccccaccttttcatttatttcattttatttttagttgaaacagttaatccagaatccagcatctagtgacgtgcgtaacagccgaaagacgTCCGGCCCTCGACCCAttggggtaagccacgagccattctctaacccagctgtgaaggccagaaccacctggatcggctgaaggggttatactctgttgaaacgcagcagaactcaacggtggcacgtcccgCAGCATTTCTACAATACAgaacctccaggtccaaccctgacatcatctttaAGGTACCTGAACGAACTTGCATCAGCAAACTTGATCCACATTAGTTCACATACATACTCCCATAACTGCACACTTACatacactcacaacatgtttcacacacatttcatctcattcatgtctgttcatctcccctgtctgtcttccctcttggttttatgagctctctttgattttaataatcttattattcgaatatgtattctgcatttttattcaatatttagtagactagcattctcctagaatagtgatttcacttcattatatataatcctcacttttattagcctagaaatgcattttatcatgatttaattattgaTGTTTGACCCTGTTAATTGTTGAATtgtgaataaaaggttaaacataatctttgattcctctgattcattaaagctgtgattatggtgtagatttgctgttagaattcacttttccctggtttcacattgatgagtttagtctaaaaactgagacatatttctcctgttaaaaggagtggcaccccgcaaaatttgaagtaatattaataatcataattaatactcttagttatataacccattaataataactcatcctcctacaatACACATGCCTAAAGTGTCCATTGATTCcttcaatcgttagttagagggtgatttgcttcTTTCTCACTGCAGGGCAAGCCCAAACACCTTGCTCCAATTttatgacgcgttcccactttgatgaagAATTTGATGCGGGACTgtgctggagaagccacgcctctaggaagctgagcatttcagcatcctttgcgcagtgctatgtatgtattttctacagtctatgtatgtactggcaaacgccccgcccccacgctctgtctcatgtttataaagcagcatgagcttggctacggagtcggtgggaggagggcgggccgtcctctggccctacgtcaccgtgcggggaggagaaagtcagtgtcccgtctatagacactcccactcgtgaatatgcataagtaagcCATAAATCAGCCTGTTCGTGTAGAGttgttcagaaagtgacttttcagagcctaaaactctggaaaacaggcgagttttggaaaataaacctcaaatactatgtttttggggttcttagaacaaatggagatgggtgaaaaatagcatgacatgggacctttaagcaTGTTAGAATGAGGCCCTTTCCACCAACTAATCAAAGTTTTGCTTCTACCACAACAAGTTTCCCTTGTAAGAGACATGCTGAGTGCTGTGTACGTCAACATGATCAGTGGGGCGGAACGGATGTCATGTTGTGGGCTGGCATGTCTGCAAACTTCAGAACACCACTATCATCAAAGGCAATTTGACGGCCAGTCGATACATTGATGAGGTGTTGGAGACGACGTATTGGACCATCCTGATGTCCGGATTCTGCAGCAAGAAAACGCACGTCCACACAGTGCTTGGGTAACCTCAGCCTACctgtaacaaaaacaatgttgATGTGCTCCCGTTGGCGGCCCAAATTTGTCACCCATAGAGCACCTTTGggattagaatcagaatcagaaatactttaataatctCAGGGGGAAATTATTTATCAATTGGTTCAATGCGTATCCAGATGAGCTCCAAATCCCATGAATCACCAAGAGCTGGTGGCAGCGCTGTAAGAAGAGTGGCAGAACATCCCCCAGGATATGGTTCACTCCATGCGAAGGTGATGTCAAGCTTGTATGATTGGTGGTCATATCCGATATTgacttttgttacttttgatttttgaccTCCCAAACAAAACTGTGGAATTATCATAACTGCCGTTATGCCGTTTTCTTTGAGTTGCATTTTGTGTTGGTAtacttacaataaaataaaccataatcaatgcaaaaaaacaaatgcatatcTTTTCTACagacaaaaaaatgtgtgtaaagtTTTCATAGACATCGAGCGTGTTTCTGTCAAGGCAATTGTCAATGCTTTCAAAATGTAAAGTCCTTACCCCATTGTTTATGAATGACAAATGGCTTCCTCATCTCtaaactcattcagtgccaaccattttcaaaatttctgcCTCCTCAGTGCCAggtgttttagagcattttgactgatttttaaagacccacagaatattttgtactatgacaatctgaaatcagattctgaaagattagactctttactttcatcaaaaaaaattatttggttTCAAGCTTTTTTCgttcttccataatcagcagttgaatagaggcaagtttcacacaaattgccagtttttgacaaaaagctgagaaaatggctttttctgaaaaaacctattcgtaactttgaagcatttttttttgctttagggacacctcaacattggtttccttctataaaactacaaaaacaacactgcgaCCGGGCTATTGAtggcaacaatattattattttgctatctgggtcagagttgaatggttttcttactgtatttgtcTTCCTCCAAGttcccacacacgcaacttcctcctcctcccggacatgccgagtctcaccgcGTGCAccgttttttgatcgttttctctcaccaatCGCCACaatctcaatagtccacttagttccacacatgctctggtcgagtgtgcactgctgtgagctactgggaacttcagcatcaactatTGTAGCGCCattctcgtaaactcctttcctctccctctgagggAGATCTCtccggagagcttcgtcacactgtctcctagcaaccccagccaaaaaacacaattcacgtctatagacgtgaacgTGTTATGGTGGAAATGAAAGGTTACCTCGTCTTTTAGCTTGTAAAAACACCCTCTGCGTTGGTGAGCGAAGAAGATCAGACTGaagagttggtgaattaataaaaaatgattttattctaaactaaattaaagaaggagtacaaagatggacaaaaatgaGTGACCGTCCGGCCGGACGTTCGAAAGACAGAGTGGGGC from Gouania willdenowi chromosome 19, fGouWil2.1, whole genome shotgun sequence includes the following:
- the LOC114481393 gene encoding ectonucleotide pyrophosphatase/phosphodiesterase family member 7-like gives rise to the protein MLFPFLAVLCVFANSLCDAAPLLELPFLTEPQRNKLLLISFDGFRWDYDRNTDTPHLDKMAQDGVRALYATPPYITITSPSHFTMLTGRYIENHGVIHNIWFNTTTQEKKQYYETQFVDFYWDNGSLPIWITAQRQGLKAGSLHFPGTAATYRGETVKIRKVEPRFYNHSNETDWRCNIDKVIGEWFHQQDLDFVSLYFGEPDLIGHKQGPDSPELKKMVQQVDRTVGYIREKIQDKGLTDRLNIIITADHGMATIFHGELVEKIVLSKIPNFSFRDIQFQLLDYGPVGMLLPKEGKLDKVYKALKGAHPHLHVFKKEDIPARLYYSNHPRLLPLILIADPGYIVNGFLPLNNNKGDHGFDNEVMDMKSIFRAVGPDFQKNVIVDAFDLVDLYPLMCHLLGIKPEVHDGHLENGKHMLLPKVTTEGHSNGTGKNMNVLIGLSSVLGCLVLIFILTISYNMYKRSRK